Proteins from a genomic interval of Actinomycetota bacterium:
- a CDS encoding ABC transporter substrate-binding protein — protein MAAAVNGLFAEHGLDVEVLDPSGGPDNVVRVGQGGPDFALTSVQHYLTARDSHGEVGARFVAMIVQRSPVGALVPVSSGRSRPEDLAGCRLGADPANPQVSELLATLAYRGIAAPVVVEMDGAEARAALGRGEVDAIVALVDALPRRRRQAGVDLRAVRVGRDDVYGSGLVAADSASDTLVRQVRAAVAAALEAQRRQPDAGLDAMSERYTDDLREDAPESWDILEDLVFTGVPVGTMDEAQWRTTLEFLCAARDLTVPEPSSVYRPELVGAPVPG, from the coding sequence CTGGCGGCAGCGGTGAACGGTCTGTTCGCCGAGCACGGTCTCGACGTCGAGGTGCTCGACCCGTCGGGAGGCCCCGACAACGTGGTCCGGGTGGGCCAGGGGGGCCCCGACTTCGCGCTGACCAGCGTGCAGCACTACCTGACGGCCCGGGACTCCCACGGCGAGGTCGGGGCACGTTTCGTCGCCATGATCGTCCAGCGCAGCCCGGTGGGTGCGCTGGTCCCGGTGTCCTCGGGCCGGAGCCGCCCCGAGGACCTGGCCGGGTGCCGGCTGGGCGCCGACCCGGCCAACCCCCAGGTCTCGGAGCTTCTGGCCACCCTGGCCTACCGGGGCATCGCCGCCCCGGTCGTGGTCGAGATGGACGGGGCCGAGGCCCGGGCCGCCCTGGGCCGGGGCGAGGTGGACGCCATCGTCGCCCTGGTCGACGCCCTGCCCCGGCGGCGGCGCCAGGCCGGGGTCGACCTGCGGGCCGTGCGGGTGGGTCGCGACGACGTGTACGGCAGCGGGCTGGTGGCCGCCGATTCCGCCTCGGACACCCTCGTGCGCCAGGTGCGAGCGGCCGTAGCCGCCGCCCTCGAGGCTCAGCGGCGCCAGCCCGACGCCGGGCTCGACGCCATGTCCGAGCGCTACACCGACGACCTCCGCGAGGACGCCCCCGAGAGCTGGGACATCCTCGAGGACCTGGTGTTCACGGGCGTACCCGTGGGGACCATGGACGAGGCCCAGTGGCGTACGACCCTGGAGTTCCTCTGTGCCGCCCGGGACCTGACCGTGCCCGAGCCGTCCTCGGTCTACCGCCCCGAACTGGTGGGCGCCCCCGTACCCGGCTGA
- a CDS encoding LysR family transcriptional regulator, producing the protein MNLNQLRFAQAVADAGTFTAAARRCYVTQSTLSSGIAMLEKELGQRLFVRTTRSVALTPFGRCMLPVIGKLLEAEAELRRTAEGCIDPDLKVARLGVCPLVDGRRLEQVLAPYREANRNVQVVLEQLKGISPRVALEEGLFDFQLGPNEIRGTALERARLYEDRLVYLPSGKVSGPGASHEPVRLRDVARDTFLLVHDGCGLTIRTRQLFRAARLALEPYPGQSVSFQVLEEWAAMGVGSALLPQSKLSDPGLGRPLLLGNGQAAMLRFEAVWLPSVTASPHLELLARHLKTASARLASQPG; encoded by the coding sequence ATGAACCTCAACCAGCTCCGTTTTGCCCAGGCGGTGGCCGACGCGGGCACCTTCACGGCCGCCGCCCGGCGCTGCTACGTGACGCAGTCCACCCTGTCTTCTGGCATAGCCATGCTCGAGAAGGAGCTGGGCCAGAGGCTGTTCGTCCGGACCACCAGGTCGGTGGCGCTGACCCCTTTCGGGCGGTGCATGCTGCCCGTCATCGGCAAGCTGCTGGAAGCCGAGGCCGAGTTGCGGCGGACCGCCGAGGGCTGCATCGACCCCGACCTCAAGGTGGCCCGCCTGGGCGTGTGCCCCCTGGTCGACGGGCGACGGCTGGAGCAAGTGCTGGCGCCCTACCGGGAGGCCAACCGTAACGTCCAGGTCGTATTGGAGCAGCTCAAAGGCATCAGCCCCCGGGTGGCGCTGGAGGAAGGCCTGTTCGACTTCCAGCTCGGGCCCAACGAGATCCGGGGCACCGCCTTGGAACGGGCCCGGCTCTACGAGGACCGCCTCGTCTACCTGCCCAGCGGGAAGGTCTCCGGCCCCGGGGCCAGCCACGAACCGGTGCGCCTGCGGGACGTCGCCCGCGACACGTTCCTGCTCGTCCACGACGGCTGCGGGCTGACCATCCGCACCCGCCAGCTCTTCCGGGCCGCCCGGCTCGCCCTCGAGCCTTACCCCGGCCAGTCGGTGAGCTTCCAGGTGCTGGAGGAGTGGGCCGCCATGGGCGTCGGCTCGGCCCTGCTGCCGCAATCGAAGCTGAGCGACCCGGGGTTGGGCCGGCCGCTGCTGCTGGGCAACGGCCAGGCGGCCATGCTGCGCTTCGAAGCCGTGTGGCTGCCGTCGGTGACCGCCTCGCCCCACCTCGAGCTCCTGGCCCGCCACCTGAAGACGGCCAGCGCCCGGCTGGCCTCCCAACCCGGCTAG
- a CDS encoding SDR family NAD(P)-dependent oxidoreductase produces the protein MTNALIWISGASSGIGRALVGSVPWERARIIGINRRPAEGTEHLGADLSDPASWTAVGESFRRELASFVGERVVFVHAAGTLEPIGFAADVDPAAYRANVVLNSAAPQVLGQLFLAAAGPVTADRHLVMITSGAARSVYPGWTSYGAGKAAVDQWVRNAGAEQDVRGGVRVVSVAPGTVDTGMQAQLRSTTEDQFPSRQKFVDLHAAGKLTPAEAVARDIWALLDAGLDNGAVVDLRDLGAARAR, from the coding sequence ATGACCAACGCGCTGATCTGGATATCGGGGGCCTCGAGCGGGATCGGCCGGGCGCTCGTCGGTAGCGTCCCTTGGGAACGAGCCCGGATCATCGGTATCAACCGCCGACCGGCCGAGGGCACCGAGCACCTCGGGGCCGACCTGTCCGACCCGGCGTCGTGGACGGCCGTGGGCGAGTCGTTCCGCCGGGAGCTGGCATCGTTCGTGGGCGAGCGGGTCGTGTTCGTGCACGCCGCCGGCACCCTGGAGCCCATCGGTTTCGCAGCCGACGTCGACCCCGCGGCCTACCGGGCCAACGTAGTGCTCAACAGCGCCGCCCCCCAGGTGCTGGGCCAGCTCTTCCTGGCGGCCGCCGGACCGGTGACGGCCGACCGCCACCTGGTGATGATCACCTCGGGGGCGGCCAGGAGCGTCTACCCGGGATGGACCTCCTACGGGGCCGGCAAGGCGGCCGTCGACCAGTGGGTGCGCAACGCCGGGGCCGAGCAGGACGTCCGGGGCGGGGTCCGAGTGGTCTCGGTAGCCCCTGGGACCGTCGACACCGGCATGCAGGCCCAGCTGCGATCGACGACCGAGGACCAGTTCCCGTCCCGCCAGAAGTTCGTCGACCTGCACGCCGCCGGCAAGCTCACCCCGGCCGAGGCGGTGGCCCGCGACATCTGGGCCCTGCTGGACGCCGGTCTCGACAACGGAGCGGTCGTCGACCTGCGCGACCTGGGAGCGGCCCGGGCCCGGTAG
- a CDS encoding nitroreductase family deazaflavin-dependent oxidoreductase, translated as MTPVEGAADAFCYVTSTGRRTGRAHTIEIWFAASPAAPVLYVLTSPRSDTVANLGRRPSCTVRIGAVEHRAEARALEPGSDEDVLARRLLLAKYQSPGSSDLEHWGTSAHAIAFDLDP; from the coding sequence GTGACCCCGGTCGAGGGCGCGGCCGATGCGTTCTGCTACGTCACCAGCACGGGCCGGCGCACCGGCAGGGCCCATACGATCGAGATCTGGTTCGCGGCCTCACCGGCGGCGCCGGTGCTCTACGTCCTCACCTCGCCCCGCTCCGATACCGTCGCCAACCTGGGGCGCCGGCCCTCCTGCACCGTCCGGATCGGTGCCGTGGAGCACCGGGCCGAGGCCCGGGCCCTGGAGCCCGGTTCCGACGAGGACGTCCTGGCCCGCCGCCTGCTCCTGGCCAAGTACCAGTCCCCGGGCTCCTCGGACCTCGAGCACTGGGGCACCAGCGCCCACGCCATCGCCTTCGACCTCGACCCATGA
- a CDS encoding TA system VapC family ribonuclease toxin, producing MIVLPDVNVLVYAFRREHALHESYAAWLADLLGGADEVGLSEGTLTGFLRIVTSPRIYESPAPTPVAMAFVDAVRASHRRRWVTVTDAVWAAFSKLAGPDQQVRGNLVPDAWLAALALANGCRVATADRGFARFDGLDWFDPARPA from the coding sequence TTGATCGTCCTGCCCGACGTGAACGTGCTCGTCTACGCCTTCAGGCGGGAGCACGCGCTCCACGAGAGCTACGCCGCGTGGCTGGCCGACCTCCTGGGCGGAGCGGACGAGGTCGGCCTCTCCGAGGGCACGCTGACCGGCTTTCTCCGGATCGTCACCAGCCCCCGCATCTACGAAAGCCCCGCACCCACCCCGGTGGCGATGGCTTTCGTCGACGCCGTACGTGCTTCGCACCGGCGTCGCTGGGTCACGGTGACCGACGCCGTTTGGGCTGCCTTCTCGAAGTTGGCAGGGCCTGATCAGCAGGTCAGGGGCAATCTCGTGCCCGATGCATGGCTCGCCGCCCTCGCTCTGGCCAACGGGTGCCGGGTGGCCACCGCCGACCGCGGCTTCGCTCGCTTCGACGGCCTCGACTGGTTCGACCCGGCACGCCCCGCTTGA
- a CDS encoding CopG family transcriptional regulator, giving the protein MRTTINLPDALAEAAKAKAAAEGRTFTSVVEEGLRTVLAAQPAHDPIVLPAYGRPGGRVLVDVADRDSLWAALEGDDPR; this is encoded by the coding sequence ATGCGCACGACCATCAATCTGCCTGACGCTCTGGCCGAGGCCGCCAAGGCCAAGGCAGCGGCCGAGGGTAGGACCTTCACCAGCGTCGTCGAAGAGGGTCTCAGGACCGTGCTCGCGGCCCAGCCGGCACACGACCCGATCGTGCTTCCGGCATATGGCCGCCCGGGCGGGAGGGTGCTCGTCGACGTCGCCGACCGGGACTCGCTGTGGGCCGCCCTTGAAGGCGACGACCCTCGTTGA
- a CDS encoding DUF998 domain-containing protein, protein MAESRWAWGGVVGPTVFVFAWMVAGTVEDGYSQADEAISRLAAVGASTRAPVSAALVVLGTGMLMFAAAVRQSAGGRWAASAAMVTGLATIGVAATPLGWTAAVDDLHGVLAVAGYASLAAVPMLAARGARLPVPVRLSMAVGIAGLACLLASVIGTVAPGALQRAGLTIVHAWVVFVALRLARSRTPNE, encoded by the coding sequence ATGGCTGAGAGCAGGTGGGCATGGGGTGGGGTCGTCGGCCCGACGGTCTTCGTCTTCGCCTGGATGGTGGCGGGCACGGTCGAGGACGGCTACTCCCAGGCCGACGAAGCCATCAGCCGGCTGGCGGCGGTGGGAGCCTCGACCCGGGCGCCTGTGAGCGCTGCGCTGGTGGTCCTGGGGACCGGGATGCTCATGTTCGCGGCTGCCGTCAGGCAGTCGGCCGGGGGCCGGTGGGCGGCGTCGGCGGCCATGGTCACCGGGTTGGCCACCATCGGGGTGGCCGCCACACCCCTTGGCTGGACCGCGGCAGTCGACGACCTTCACGGCGTCCTCGCCGTCGCCGGCTACGCCAGCCTTGCCGCCGTGCCCATGCTGGCCGCCCGCGGGGCGCGCCTACCGGTGCCTGTCCGACTGTCGATGGCGGTCGGCATTGCTGGGCTTGCTTGCCTGCTGGCGTCCGTGATCGGGACCGTGGCCCCTGGGGCCCTGCAACGGGCCGGTCTCACGATCGTCCACGCCTGGGTGGTGTTCGTCGCCCTGCGATTGGCCCGCTCGCGCACCCCGAATGAATGA
- the smpB gene encoding SsrA-binding protein SmpB produces MAKGRTSPPPSTAHKPVKVVAKNRRARHDYEVLETVEAGIALVGTEVKSLREGLIQLKDSYARPEGGELWLVGVHVSPYAQADGFGGHEPERRRKLLLHHQEIEELTERVKLESLTLVPLSVYFKDGRAKVELALARGRRRHDKRNAIATRDANREAERALRSRNREGPVARGRLH; encoded by the coding sequence ATGGCCAAGGGTCGAACGTCGCCGCCGCCGTCCACGGCCCACAAGCCCGTGAAGGTCGTGGCCAAGAACCGCCGTGCCCGCCACGACTACGAGGTGCTGGAGACGGTCGAGGCCGGGATCGCCCTGGTCGGCACCGAGGTCAAGTCACTGAGAGAGGGCCTGATCCAGCTCAAGGACTCCTACGCCCGGCCCGAGGGCGGCGAGCTGTGGCTGGTGGGCGTGCACGTCTCGCCCTACGCCCAGGCCGACGGGTTCGGCGGCCACGAGCCCGAGCGGCGCCGCAAGCTGCTCCTGCACCACCAGGAGATCGAGGAGCTGACCGAGCGGGTGAAGCTCGAGTCGCTGACCCTCGTGCCCCTGTCGGTCTACTTCAAAGACGGGCGGGCCAAGGTCGAGCTGGCCTTAGCCCGGGGCCGCCGCCGCCACGACAAGCGCAACGCCATCGCCACCCGAGACGCCAACCGGGAGGCCGAACGAGCCCTGCGCTCGCGCAACCGGGAAGGGCCGGTCGCCCGGGGGCGTTTACACTGA
- a CDS encoding M67 family metallopeptidase, translated as MLTLDYTDYLAIVAHALDGLPEEACGLLAATGAAGAASDRVTAVYPCRNAAASARVYEVHPLDHLRADRDAEGRGLRICGVYHSHTHTDAWPSPTDVAQAPDPAWHYVIVSLRHPEPVVRSFRIVDGEITEEPVTVDGR; from the coding sequence ATGCTCACGCTCGATTACACGGACTACCTGGCCATCGTGGCCCACGCCCTCGACGGCCTGCCCGAGGAAGCGTGCGGGCTGCTGGCCGCAACGGGCGCCGCGGGCGCCGCCTCGGACCGGGTGACGGCCGTCTACCCGTGCCGCAACGCGGCCGCCTCGGCCCGGGTCTACGAGGTTCACCCCCTCGACCACCTGCGGGCCGACCGCGACGCCGAGGGCCGGGGCCTACGCATCTGCGGCGTCTACCACTCCCACACCCACACCGACGCCTGGCCCTCGCCCACCGACGTGGCCCAGGCCCCCGACCCGGCCTGGCACTACGTGATCGTCTCGCTGCGCCACCCCGAGCCGGTCGTGCGCTCGTTCCGGATCGTCGACGGGGAGATCACCGAGGAGCCGGTGACGGTCGACGGCCGGTAG
- a CDS encoding ubiquitin-like small modifier protein 1 codes for MAAEVRLPTVLRQYAGGQSSFTANGSTVGEVFEDAVRQFPLLAGHLVADDGKLHRFVNVYRNDEDVRYLDKLATPVGDSDVISVLPAVAGG; via the coding sequence ATGGCAGCCGAAGTCCGCCTTCCCACCGTCCTGCGCCAGTACGCCGGCGGCCAGTCGTCGTTCACGGCCAACGGTTCCACCGTGGGGGAGGTGTTCGAGGACGCCGTCCGCCAGTTCCCGCTCCTGGCCGGCCACCTCGTGGCCGATGACGGCAAGCTGCACCGCTTCGTCAACGTCTACCGCAACGACGAAGACGTCCGCTACCTCGACAAACTCGCCACCCCGGTGGGCGACTCCGACGTGATCTCGGTGCTGCCGGCCGTGGCCGGCGGCTAG
- a CDS encoding cysteine synthase family protein, which translates to MAVVRSVLDLIGNTPVVDVSGLSPRPDVRILAKLEGQNPGGSVKDRIAVAMVDAAEADGTLRPGQTILEPSSGNTGIGLAMVCRVRGYGLRIVLPENVSPERRQLLEIFGAEVIASPGDEGSNGAVRMAERLAKEMADVVMLYQYGNPANVAAHYRGTGPEIWRDCPDVTHLVAGLGTSGTLMGAGRYLKEQNPAVQVWAVEPPAGELVQGLRSLDDGFVPPIFDPEVLDRKVIVRPRESIEWTRRLTSEAAIFAGISSGAAMAGAAKVARELAAGGVIVVVLADGGWKYLTTGAWTDDLDEVVERASRIVYF; encoded by the coding sequence ATGGCCGTAGTGCGGTCGGTCCTCGACCTCATCGGCAACACCCCGGTGGTCGACGTCAGCGGGCTCAGCCCGCGCCCCGACGTGCGCATCCTGGCCAAGCTGGAAGGCCAGAACCCCGGCGGTTCGGTCAAGGACCGCATCGCCGTGGCCATGGTCGACGCCGCCGAGGCCGACGGCACCCTGAGGCCGGGCCAGACCATCCTCGAACCCTCGTCGGGCAACACCGGCATCGGGCTGGCCATGGTGTGCCGGGTACGGGGTTACGGGCTGCGCATCGTCCTGCCCGAGAACGTCTCGCCCGAGCGCCGCCAGCTCCTGGAGATCTTCGGGGCCGAGGTCATCGCCTCCCCGGGCGACGAGGGGTCCAACGGGGCCGTGCGTATGGCCGAGAGGCTGGCCAAGGAGATGGCCGACGTCGTCATGCTCTACCAGTACGGCAACCCGGCCAACGTGGCCGCCCACTACCGGGGGACGGGCCCCGAGATCTGGCGGGACTGCCCCGACGTCACCCATCTGGTGGCCGGGCTGGGGACCAGCGGCACCCTGATGGGCGCGGGCCGCTACCTCAAAGAGCAGAACCCGGCCGTGCAGGTGTGGGCCGTCGAACCCCCCGCGGGCGAGCTGGTGCAGGGCCTGCGCAGCCTCGACGACGGGTTCGTCCCGCCCATCTTCGACCCCGAGGTGCTGGACCGCAAGGTCATCGTCCGCCCCCGGGAGTCGATCGAGTGGACGCGCCGGCTCACGTCCGAGGCGGCCATCTTCGCCGGCATCTCGTCGGGCGCGGCCATGGCCGGGGCGGCCAAGGTGGCCCGGGAGCTGGCGGCCGGGGGCGTGATCGTCGTCGTGCTGGCCGACGGCGGCTGGAAGTACCTGACCACCGGGGCCTGGACCGACGACCTCGACGAGGTGGTCGAGAGGGCCTCGCGGATCGTCTACTTCTGA
- the murI gene encoding glutamate racemase, whose translation MGGRPAAADPRPIGMFDSGFGGLTVARAVIDLLPGEDLVYFGDTGRYPYGPRPLDEVRLFADQIADLLCGEIGVKLLVVACNTATAAALEVLAKDCPVPVVGVIEPGVRAAVKATTSGRVGVIGTVGTIGSGAYQTAMAEVAPSVSLTCASCPGFVELVERGETASDQAFVLAERLLAPVRAAGVDTLLLGCTHYPFLARTIADVVGREVVLVSSADETAFEVRAVLEATGLGSGRAAGGSHRFVSSGDVAWFRALGARLLGPELDGVEAWTWA comes from the coding sequence ATGGGTGGGCGCCCGGCCGCCGCCGACCCCCGGCCTATCGGCATGTTCGACAGCGGCTTTGGGGGACTGACCGTGGCCCGGGCCGTGATCGACCTCCTCCCGGGCGAGGACCTCGTGTACTTCGGGGACACCGGCCGCTACCCCTACGGCCCCCGCCCCCTCGACGAGGTGCGGCTCTTCGCCGACCAGATCGCCGACCTGCTGTGCGGGGAGATCGGGGTCAAGCTCCTGGTGGTGGCGTGCAACACGGCCACCGCGGCCGCCCTCGAGGTTCTGGCCAAGGACTGCCCGGTGCCCGTGGTGGGGGTCATCGAGCCCGGGGTGCGGGCTGCCGTCAAAGCCACCACCAGCGGGCGGGTGGGGGTGATCGGCACGGTGGGCACCATCGGTTCGGGCGCCTACCAGACGGCCATGGCCGAGGTCGCACCCTCGGTCTCGCTGACCTGTGCCTCCTGCCCGGGCTTCGTGGAACTGGTCGAACGGGGCGAGACGGCCAGCGACCAGGCCTTCGTGCTGGCCGAACGGCTGCTGGCCCCGGTGCGCGCCGCCGGCGTCGACACGCTGCTGCTGGGCTGCACGCACTACCCGTTCCTGGCCCGGACCATCGCCGACGTGGTGGGCCGCGAGGTCGTGCTCGTCTCGTCGGCCGACGAGACGGCCTTCGAGGTGCGGGCCGTGCTGGAGGCCACGGGGCTGGGGTCGGGGCGGGCGGCCGGGGGGTCGCACCGCTTCGTGTCCTCGGGCGACGTGGCATGGTTCAGGGCGCTGGGGGCCCGCCTGCTGGGCCCCGAGCTCGACGGGGTGGAGGCGTGGACGTGGGCCTGA
- a CDS encoding MBL fold metallo-hydrolase, which translates to MDVGLKVTVLGCSGSFPGPGGACSGYLVEDGSTRLWLDAGSGTLANLQRHIDLADLDAVVLSHEHPDHWTDLEGLHTVLRFVLERRDFPVYAPAGLRRHVYADMSPWVDWRDVTGGDRVEVGSLALTFSRTDHPPETLAVRVEGSVGGGPVLGYSADTGPRWSLEALGDGLDLALCEATIPSSMEGKMDHLSARQAGESARAAGARQLVLTHLWATLEPEQARREGAEAFGADVELAAVGRSWEL; encoded by the coding sequence GTGGACGTGGGCCTGAAGGTGACCGTGCTCGGCTGCTCGGGGTCGTTCCCGGGGCCGGGCGGGGCGTGCAGCGGCTACCTGGTCGAGGACGGCTCGACCCGGTTGTGGCTGGACGCCGGTTCGGGCACGCTGGCCAACCTCCAGCGCCACATCGACCTGGCCGACCTCGACGCCGTCGTGCTCAGCCACGAGCACCCTGACCACTGGACCGACCTGGAGGGCCTTCATACCGTGCTGCGCTTCGTTCTCGAACGGCGGGACTTTCCCGTCTACGCCCCCGCCGGCCTGCGCCGGCACGTCTACGCCGACATGTCACCGTGGGTCGATTGGCGCGACGTGACCGGGGGCGACCGGGTCGAGGTCGGCTCCTTGGCCTTGACCTTCTCCCGGACGGACCACCCTCCCGAGACACTGGCCGTGCGGGTCGAGGGCTCGGTGGGCGGGGGCCCGGTCCTGGGGTACTCGGCCGACACCGGGCCGCGATGGTCGCTCGAAGCGCTCGGGGACGGTCTCGACCTGGCCTTGTGCGAGGCCACCATCCCTAGCTCGATGGAGGGCAAGATGGACCATCTCTCGGCCCGCCAGGCCGGGGAGTCGGCCCGGGCGGCCGGCGCCCGGCAGCTCGTGCTCACCCATCTGTGGGCGACGCTCGAACCCGAGCAGGCCCGGCGGGAGGGCGCGGAGGCGTTCGGGGCGGACGTGGAGCTGGCGGCCGTGGGCCGGAGCTGGGAACTGTGA
- the rph gene encoding ribonuclease PH, whose product MRVDGREADELRPLSFQRDYTEFAPGSVLVSMGRTRVLCTASVEERLPPWLRGQGKGWVTAEYSMLPGSTPDRSDREVNRGKPSGRTQEIQRLIGRSLRAVTDMVAVGERQVILDCDVLQADGGTRTASICGAYVALHDAFTRLVKSGRILSHPLTAACAAVSVGIVGGVPMLDLQYTEDVKAEVDMNLVMTSEGRYVEVQGTAEGLAFSRSELDDLLGLGEHGIAQILDAQTEVLSSPPPPRG is encoded by the coding sequence GTGAGGGTCGACGGCCGGGAGGCCGACGAGCTGCGCCCGCTGTCGTTCCAGCGCGACTACACCGAGTTCGCCCCCGGGTCGGTCCTGGTCTCGATGGGACGTACCCGGGTGCTGTGCACGGCCTCGGTCGAGGAACGGCTGCCCCCGTGGCTGCGGGGCCAGGGCAAGGGCTGGGTGACGGCCGAGTACTCGATGCTGCCCGGCTCCACCCCCGACCGCAGCGACCGTGAGGTCAACCGGGGCAAGCCGTCGGGGCGCACCCAGGAGATCCAGCGGCTGATCGGCCGTTCGCTACGGGCCGTCACCGACATGGTGGCCGTGGGGGAGCGCCAGGTCATCTTGGACTGCGACGTGCTCCAGGCCGACGGGGGCACCCGGACGGCTTCGATCTGCGGGGCCTACGTGGCCCTACACGACGCCTTCACCCGGCTGGTCAAGTCGGGCCGCATCCTGTCCCACCCCCTGACCGCGGCTTGCGCGGCCGTGTCGGTGGGGATCGTGGGCGGCGTGCCCATGCTCGACCTGCAGTACACCGAGGACGTCAAGGCCGAGGTCGACATGAACCTGGTGATGACTTCGGAGGGCCGCTACGTGGAGGTCCAGGGGACGGCCGAGGGGCTGGCCTTCAGCCGCTCCGAGCTCGACGACCTGCTGGGCCTGGGCGAGCACGGCATCGCCCAGATCCTCGACGCCCAGACCGAGGTGCTCTCTTCGCCCCCGCCGCCCCGGGGGTGA
- the rdgB gene encoding RdgB/HAM1 family non-canonical purine NTP pyrophosphatase encodes MTLVRLVLATANPDKAAEIADLLAGTGVEVVARPPQVGDVDETGETLEENARLKALAVAAAAGEPAVADDTGLEVDALDGRPGVYAARYAGESATYADNVAKLLAELEGVGAVGDEARRARFRTVAVVCWPDGREVVAEGCVEGHIAGSARGQGGFGYDPVFVPDGSGGRTYADMTLADKQAISHRGRAFRALAAVLAPRVPPTDDEPAP; translated from the coding sequence GTGACGCTCGTGAGGCTCGTGCTGGCCACCGCCAACCCCGACAAGGCAGCCGAGATCGCCGACCTGCTGGCCGGCACCGGCGTCGAGGTAGTGGCCCGGCCGCCGCAGGTCGGGGATGTCGACGAGACGGGCGAGACGCTGGAGGAGAACGCCCGCCTCAAGGCCCTGGCCGTGGCCGCCGCCGCCGGGGAGCCGGCGGTGGCCGACGACACCGGCCTGGAGGTCGACGCCCTCGACGGCCGGCCGGGTGTGTACGCCGCCCGCTACGCGGGCGAGAGCGCCACCTACGCCGACAACGTGGCCAAGCTGCTGGCCGAGCTGGAGGGCGTCGGCGCCGTGGGAGACGAGGCCCGGCGCGCCCGGTTCCGCACGGTGGCCGTGGTGTGCTGGCCCGACGGCCGCGAGGTCGTGGCCGAGGGGTGCGTCGAGGGTCACATCGCGGGCTCGGCCCGGGGCCAGGGAGGGTTCGGCTACGACCCCGTGTTCGTGCCCGACGGCTCGGGCGGCCGCACCTACGCCGACATGACCCTGGCCGACAAGCAGGCCATCAGCCACCGGGGCCGCGCCTTTCGTGCCCTGGCCGCCGTCCTCGCACCCCGTGTGCCGCCGACCGACGATGAACCCGCTCCCTGA
- a CDS encoding nitroreductase family protein, giving the protein MEGVPQVVVVFVLFTDRVVAKYGAMGRRFALMEVGHAAQNLALRLAADGLGGCQAGGVVETEMLGLLGLDGTPARVALAYACGLPA; this is encoded by the coding sequence GTGGAGGGCGTCCCCCAGGTGGTCGTCGTGTTCGTGCTGTTCACCGACCGGGTCGTGGCCAAGTACGGGGCCATGGGCCGGCGCTTCGCTCTCATGGAGGTCGGCCACGCCGCCCAGAACCTGGCGCTGCGCCTGGCGGCTGACGGGCTGGGCGGGTGCCAGGCCGGAGGTGTCGTGGAGACCGAGATGCTGGGCCTGCTGGGCCTGGACGGCACGCCCGCCCGGGTCGCCCTCGCCTACGCCTGCGGGCTCCCGGCCTGA